The genomic window ACGACATAGGCCGACACACCGGCTGCCACGGCGGCGCGGGCGTTCGACGCATCGCTGTCATTGGTGAACATGACAATGGGGCGGCGTGCATCACGCGTGGCCATCACCACATGCTCCAGCGCATCCCGCGCCTCGCTTTCGGCATCCAGGATGATGATGTCGGGCTGCAGCTGGGCCAGGCGCTCGTGCAAAAAGGTGTCGGCCGGCAGCACCGCGATCAGGTTGAAGCCACTCTCCAGCAGCCCAATACGCAGGCTGCGCGAGCGTTCGGCCTGGTCCAGCGCCTGGGTGTCGCCGGGGTCGGCAATGTCCAGGTCGGGGGCAATCACAACAATGCGCAGGGCTTCTTGCATGGTGTTTGCGATGCAATATTCGCGCCAGTTTCAGGGTTTACGCCAGTAGTGGTAGCGCCATGCGGTGGCAAACCTGGCGCGGCGATACAGGGCCAGTGCGGAGTGGTTGCCTTCTTCCACCTGCAGAAAGACGCGCTCCAGGCCCTGCTGCGCCGCGGCATCGGCCAAACCCGCCAAAACCCGTGCCGCCAAACCGCGGCCCCGGCTATTGGCTGCTGTGCGCATGCCGTGGATGCTGGCCCAGCCCTGGCTGAGTGATGCGGTGCCCGCCGCCACGGCCTGCCCCGCCTCTTGCACGCTGGCATACACCAGGTGGCGGCTGCGGCTCAGCGCCTGGATGCGGTGGGCGCCGTCTACCGGGTCAAAACCCTCGCTCAGGTAGATGGCCGACCATTCGGGCGTGGGGGTGGTGCTGGTGTCGGCGGGATTCGCTTGGCAGACCGCGCGCATCTGGTGCACCGTGCCCACCTGCACCAGGGTGGGCTGGTCGGCGCGGTAGCCCAGGCGCTGCAGTTCGGCATGGATATTGGCCAGGCCCGGTACGTCTGCCACCCGAAACGCGGCCTGCAGACCGCGTGCGGCGTACAGGGCTTCGATACCGGCTATCTGCGCGGCATCCAGCGTGTGGTGGCGCAAGGGCACGGCGCTTTTGGCGCGGCCTATGGTGGAGGTGTCAAAGGGCAGCAGCCAGTGGTCGATGGCTTCAACGGCGGGCGGGGCCACTGCGTCGAGTGTGGCGCGCTCGATGTTGGCGATGTCGGTGTCGGTCAATGTGGGGTGTTGGGTTGGCATGTGTGCCATTTTGCCCGCGGCATGTGTGTGCCTGTGCCATTGCCGTTTTACCGGCTTGTTTTTTAACGCCATAGTGTTTTAATGGGTGCCAAATCGTGCTGTAGCCCCCCTAAAGCGGGCTTCGGTAGCTATAAATTGAATAGCAATTGGCGCATTCCATGTCCCCACCCGCACC from Rhodoferax sp. AJA081-3 includes these protein-coding regions:
- a CDS encoding GNAT family N-acetyltransferase, which gives rise to MPTQHPTLTDTDIANIERATLDAVAPPAVEAIDHWLLPFDTSTIGRAKSAVPLRHHTLDAAQIAGIEALYAARGLQAAFRVADVPGLANIHAELQRLGYRADQPTLVQVGTVHQMRAVCQANPADTSTTPTPEWSAIYLSEGFDPVDGAHRIQALSRSRHLVYASVQEAGQAVAAGTASLSQGWASIHGMRTAANSRGRGLAARVLAGLADAAAQQGLERVFLQVEEGNHSALALYRRARFATAWRYHYWRKP
- a CDS encoding ANTAR domain-containing response regulator, giving the protein MQEALRIVVIAPDLDIADPGDTQALDQAERSRSLRIGLLESGFNLIAVLPADTFLHERLAQLQPDIIILDAESEARDALEHVVMATRDARRPIVMFTNDSDASNARAAVAAGVSAYVVAGLQPERIRPILDVAMARFEQDQALRAELADAKTEVQDLNTELKNRRIIDRAKGLLMQRQGLSEQAAYEKLRKSAMDKGLKVVDVSQRMLDAMDLLG